From one Anaerococcus prevotii DSM 20548 genomic stretch:
- a CDS encoding aspartate ammonia-lyase, which yields MQNFRIESDSLGEIKIDKEAYYGANSKRALDNFPITRRPMDPFLVRAIVEVKKACAIENNKVGILSDRKKDAIVSACEKVLAGEFLDNFVVDPIQGGAGTSFNMNVNEVIANIANEIMGGGIGTYEFIHPNDHVNKGQSTNDVIPSAGKIALIRYIEELKEEVNNLIKSLENKACEFDSYIKMGRTQLQDAVPITLGQEFRAYARAIRRDYERLGAAIRQLSYLNLGGTAIGTGLNADDSYIKEVVPSLAKICDIDLYQAEDLVDATQNLDCFLFTSSVLKALASNLSKISNDLRLLSSGPTTGISDYNLPAKQAGSSIMPGKVNPVIPEVVNQVAFLVIGNDMTVTMAVEGGQLELNAFEPIIFYSLFESLKTLKAAIHTLYTNCIDGITSDKKKLEKRVENSVAIITPFAPHIGYDRASKVAKESLRTGVSVREILIRDKIMTSDEIDKILDYENMTKPGILDEDHISKD from the coding sequence ATGCAAAATTTTAGGATTGAAAGTGACTCATTAGGAGAAATTAAGATAGACAAAGAGGCTTATTACGGAGCTAATTCTAAGAGGGCTTTGGACAACTTCCCTATAACAAGAAGACCTATGGATCCGTTTTTGGTAAGGGCCATAGTGGAGGTTAAGAAGGCTTGTGCTATTGAAAACAACAAGGTAGGGATCCTTTCTGATAGGAAGAAGGACGCTATAGTTTCTGCCTGCGAGAAAGTTTTGGCAGGAGAGTTTTTGGATAATTTTGTAGTAGATCCGATCCAAGGGGGAGCCGGCACTTCCTTTAATATGAATGTAAATGAGGTCATAGCCAATATCGCCAATGAAATTATGGGAGGGGGAATAGGAACTTATGAGTTTATCCATCCCAACGACCATGTAAACAAGGGTCAATCTACCAATGATGTAATTCCTTCTGCAGGAAAGATTGCCCTTATAAGATATATAGAAGAGCTTAAGGAAGAAGTTAATAATTTGATTAAGTCTTTGGAAAACAAGGCTTGTGAGTTTGATTCATATATCAAGATGGGTAGGACCCAGCTACAAGATGCTGTGCCAATAACCTTAGGCCAAGAGTTTAGGGCCTATGCTAGGGCTATCAGGAGAGATTATGAGAGACTGGGAGCAGCCATTCGCCAACTTTCATATCTAAACTTGGGAGGAACTGCTATTGGAACTGGACTTAATGCTGATGACTCTTACATAAAAGAAGTCGTGCCAAGCTTAGCTAAGATTTGTGACATAGACCTTTACCAAGCAGAAGATTTGGTAGATGCAACACAAAACCTCGATTGTTTCTTGTTTACTTCATCAGTCCTTAAGGCCCTTGCTAGTAATCTTTCAAAGATTTCTAACGATCTAAGACTCTTATCTTCAGGACCAACAACAGGAATTAGCGATTACAATCTTCCAGCCAAACAAGCTGGTTCATCAATCATGCCAGGTAAGGTAAATCCAGTTATACCAGAGGTTGTAAACCAGGTTGCCTTTTTGGTTATCGGCAATGACATGACTGTAACTATGGCTGTCGAGGGAGGACAGCTCGAGCTTAATGCCTTCGAGCCAATAATATTTTATAGCTTGTTTGAATCACTTAAGACCTTAAAGGCAGCGATCCACACCCTCTATACAAATTGTATTGACGGAATTACATCTGATAAGAAAAAGCTAGAGAAGAGAGTAGAAAATTCTGTCGCAATTATAACTCCTTTCGCCCCACATATAGGATATGATAGGGCAAGTAAGGTAGCTAAGGAATCCTTGAGGACCGGAGTTTCTGTAAGGGAGATCTTAATCAGGGATAAGATTATGACAAGCGATGAGATAGACAAGATTTTGGATTATGAGAACATGACCAAGCCAGGAATCTTGGACGAAGATCATATAAGTAAGGATTAG
- a CDS encoding class II fumarate hydratase encodes MDKRIERDSLGEIEVDNDKYWGAQTQRSFMNFPKGLDLMPKEEIRALTLIKKAAAIVNFELGKIDEERKNLIVYAADRILDGDFDDQFPLTVWQTGSGTQSNMNVNEVIAHIANEKCGENLIHPNDHVNKSQSSNDTFPTAMHMASLNLLENELLPEIDEFIGGIESKAKEFEGIIKTGRTHLQDATPIALSSEIRAYSEIIRRDKAALIDLMEDLRRLPIGGTAVGTGLNAPEAYSSKMISTLEKLSGLRLIEDSNKFVGLSSKQAMARVHSALKVLAEDLNKIANDLRFLSCGPRTGIGELILPTNEPGSSIMPGKVNPTQVEMMTMVAIQVMANDTAISIANASGQLELNTYMPLVIYNMVKSIKLLTKAMTSFRIHLIEGLVANKEKIEENLDKSLMLVTSLSPLIGYDKAAELAKFAHKNNLSLREANKELGFVSDTDFVKTVDPREMI; translated from the coding sequence ATGGATAAGAGAATTGAAAGAGACAGTCTAGGTGAGATAGAAGTCGATAATGATAAGTATTGGGGTGCCCAGACCCAAAGGTCTTTTATGAACTTCCCAAAAGGCTTAGATCTTATGCCAAAAGAAGAGATAAGGGCCCTAACTCTTATAAAGAAAGCTGCAGCTATTGTTAATTTTGAATTAGGAAAAATTGATGAAGAAAGAAAAAATCTCATTGTCTATGCAGCAGATAGGATTCTTGATGGAGACTTTGACGACCAATTCCCACTTACAGTTTGGCAAACGGGATCTGGTACCCAAAGCAATATGAATGTGAATGAAGTTATAGCCCATATTGCCAATGAAAAGTGCGGGGAAAATTTAATTCATCCAAACGATCATGTGAATAAGTCCCAAAGCTCAAATGATACCTTCCCTACAGCCATGCATATGGCAAGTCTTAATCTTTTGGAAAACGAGCTTTTGCCAGAAATAGATGAATTTATAGGTGGGATTGAGAGTAAGGCTAAGGAGTTTGAGGGAATAATAAAAACAGGAAGAACCCACCTCCAAGATGCAACTCCTATAGCCCTATCTAGTGAAATCCGTGCCTATAGCGAGATTATTAGAAGAGATAAGGCGGCTCTGATAGATTTGATGGAAGATCTTCGTAGACTGCCAATCGGGGGAACAGCTGTAGGAACTGGACTTAATGCGCCAGAAGCCTATAGCTCAAAAATGATTAGTACCCTCGAAAAGCTCAGCGGTCTAAGACTTATAGAGGATTCCAACAAATTTGTAGGACTTTCCTCCAAACAAGCTATGGCGAGAGTCCACTCAGCTCTTAAGGTCCTTGCAGAAGACCTTAACAAAATCGCCAATGATTTGAGATTCTTATCCTGCGGACCAAGAACTGGCATAGGGGAGTTAATCCTTCCAACTAATGAACCGGGCTCATCAATAATGCCAGGAAAGGTTAACCCTACCCAGGTTGAGATGATGACTATGGTAGCTATCCAAGTTATGGCCAACGATACAGCTATATCTATCGCCAATGCGAGTGGACAGCTGGAGCTTAATACCTACATGCCTTTGGTAATTTATAATATGGTTAAGTCAATAAAGCTTCTAACTAAGGCTATGACCTCCTTTAGGATTCACCTAATCGAAGGACTTGTAGCAAACAAAGAAAAAATCGAAGAAAATCTCGATAAGTCTCTCATGCTCGTGACTTCCCTAAGTCCTCTTATAGGCTATGATAAGGCGGCAGAGCTTGCGAAGTTTGCCCACAAGAATAACTTGAGTCTAAGAGAGGCTAACAAAGAGCTAGGATTTGTGTCGGATACCGATTTTGTAAAAACAGTAGATCCGAGAGAGATGATATGA
- a CDS encoding haloacid dehalogenase-like hydrolase has product MKTYIKRLNWEESIYLAINKLIAKHGKDNEAYNPDNKPFAVFDWDNTSIIGDVEEALLYYMVRNVSFKMDPEEFYELIRKNVDRKDYPKEFNNLDKQRVNIDLISQDIKRAYEKLYKNLDRFEGGKTLEEVQDTDYYQEFVSKMLYRYRASEFDPEAEDPYCWMSFLLKNYKTEEVYDLCKGAYASMKKERIRVEEFVSPDIKSEAGRISIKYFVGIRTLDEMVDLYRSLEENGIDCYIVSASFIDIVRAFATDTNNNYKMKEEKVLGLRLMKDDEGKILPKFDKDFPISIREGKVQTINKLIKNDRNYGPIMVGGDSDGDFAMLKEFDHTDLSLIIHRANSGLIDDLRQKAREGSLRYYSQGRNLLEASFVPSNKSEGYNE; this is encoded by the coding sequence ATGAAGACATATATTAAAAGGTTAAATTGGGAAGAGAGCATTTATCTAGCTATTAATAAGCTCATAGCAAAACATGGCAAGGACAACGAGGCCTACAATCCAGATAATAAACCCTTCGCAGTCTTTGATTGGGATAACACTTCGATCATAGGAGATGTGGAGGAAGCCCTTCTCTATTACATGGTTAGGAATGTAAGCTTCAAGATGGATCCAGAAGAGTTCTATGAATTGATCAGAAAAAATGTAGATAGGAAAGATTACCCTAAGGAATTTAATAATCTAGATAAGCAAAGGGTAAACATCGATCTAATTTCCCAAGATATAAAAAGAGCTTATGAGAAACTCTACAAAAATCTAGATAGGTTTGAAGGAGGAAAGACTCTGGAGGAAGTCCAAGATACAGATTACTATCAGGAATTTGTAAGCAAGATGCTCTACAGATACAGGGCGAGTGAATTCGACCCGGAAGCAGAAGATCCTTATTGTTGGATGAGCTTTCTTCTTAAAAATTACAAGACTGAGGAAGTCTACGATCTTTGTAAAGGTGCCTACGCATCCATGAAAAAAGAGAGGATAAGAGTTGAAGAATTTGTGTCTCCAGACATTAAATCAGAGGCAGGTAGGATCTCTATTAAATATTTTGTTGGAATAAGAACCTTGGACGAGATGGTAGATTTATACCGAAGTCTTGAAGAAAACGGCATAGATTGCTATATAGTTTCCGCCTCCTTCATAGATATAGTGAGGGCCTTTGCGACAGATACTAATAATAATTATAAGATGAAGGAAGAGAAGGTCTTAGGCCTAAGACTTATGAAAGACGATGAGGGAAAAATTCTTCCAAAGTTCGACAAAGATTTTCCTATAAGTATCAGAGAAGGCAAGGTCCAAACTATTAATAAACTCATCAAAAACGACAGAAATTACGGGCCTATAATGGTTGGAGGAGATAGTGACGGTGATTTTGCCATGCTTAAGGAGTTCGATCATACTGATCTTTCCTTGATAATTCATAGGGCGAATTCCGGCTTAATAGATGATTTAAGACAAAAAGCTCGGGAGGGCTCTCTTAGGTATTACTCTCAAGGAAGAAATTTACTAGAAGCATCTTTTGTTCCAAGCAACAAATCAGAAGGATATAATGAATAA